One region of Bacillus zhangzhouensis genomic DNA includes:
- a CDS encoding methyl-accepting chemotaxis protein, which produces MKSAIKWLKKPSISKRLIISFTLVLFLPIITLSTISYHIAKEELDREIMYGAKARVNDMNDMIKQKLLNKERAVKHFTQITTAADFKKKNQDELYKHFEIYSKINEEDVVGFYAASKNHDFIQFPKVDMPKDYDPTTRDWYQQAMQDEKGEPVITDPYISATTNGMVVTFAQRLKDGSGVIGIDIDVQGIVDKIKETKIGREGYPIIANKNKQIVAHPEEKSGSQVTGNISSILYSGKEGTANYEYKGEQKRIVFVTNDLTGWKIAGTMYLSETEEAAQPVWNSAIIVLISSFILGGVAIFFIVRSITVGLRRLVNFSEKVSEGDLTETLETKSKDEIGDLTRSFSKMSESLRNIIRAVQQSVDNVASASEELTASASQTSQATEHITMSIEQFSNGNEAQNEKVESSTNQLVAMNEGLQDMSHTSSEVAAVSLQSTEAAGQGGRIVESTASQMKHIDQSVQEAEQVMKELEYKSKDITSILNVINGIADQTNLLALNAAIEAARAGESGRGFSVVAEEVRKLAVQSADSAKEIEKLIQEIVLEIAKSQDMFKAVNREVNAGLGMTEEAKKSFRHIYEAAEEMSKKLSQLNDTAIDLSSGSKLVSQAMQEMRQVSRESAANIQDIAASAEEQLASMEEITSSSVTLANMAEELKELTSQFKIN; this is translated from the coding sequence ATGAAAAGTGCAATAAAATGGTTGAAAAAACCATCAATTTCCAAAAGACTGATTATTTCATTCACACTTGTTCTCTTCTTGCCAATCATTACACTCAGTACGATTTCATATCATATTGCCAAAGAAGAATTAGATCGTGAAATCATGTACGGAGCAAAAGCAAGAGTCAATGATATGAATGACATGATCAAGCAAAAGCTTTTGAATAAAGAAAGAGCGGTGAAACACTTTACTCAAATAACTACTGCTGCAGACTTTAAAAAGAAAAACCAGGACGAACTGTATAAGCATTTTGAGATATACAGCAAAATCAACGAAGAAGATGTGGTTGGATTTTACGCAGCAAGTAAAAATCATGATTTCATTCAGTTTCCAAAAGTAGACATGCCAAAAGACTATGATCCCACAACACGCGATTGGTATCAGCAAGCGATGCAGGATGAAAAAGGTGAGCCAGTTATCACAGATCCATACATTTCTGCTACAACAAACGGCATGGTAGTCACGTTTGCCCAGCGTCTGAAAGACGGATCGGGAGTGATCGGAATCGACATTGATGTGCAAGGCATTGTTGATAAAATCAAAGAAACTAAAATTGGACGAGAAGGGTATCCAATTATTGCAAATAAAAACAAACAAATTGTAGCCCATCCAGAAGAAAAATCAGGATCTCAGGTCACAGGAAATATTTCATCAATCCTTTACAGTGGCAAAGAAGGAACAGCAAATTATGAGTATAAAGGAGAACAAAAACGTATCGTTTTTGTGACAAATGATTTAACAGGTTGGAAAATTGCGGGAACGATGTATTTATCAGAAACAGAAGAAGCAGCACAGCCAGTTTGGAATTCTGCCATAATTGTTTTAATTTCTTCATTTATCCTTGGCGGTGTTGCTATCTTCTTCATCGTTCGCTCGATTACAGTTGGACTAAGAAGGCTTGTTAATTTCTCAGAAAAAGTGAGTGAAGGGGATTTAACAGAAACCCTCGAAACCAAATCGAAGGATGAAATAGGAGATCTCACAAGAAGCTTCAGCAAGATGAGTGAATCTCTTCGTAACATCATTCGCGCTGTACAGCAATCTGTCGACAACGTGGCTTCGGCTTCAGAGGAGCTGACGGCAAGCGCCAGCCAAACGAGTCAAGCAACAGAGCATATCACGATGTCGATTGAACAATTCTCAAATGGAAATGAAGCACAAAATGAGAAAGTCGAATCTAGTACGAATCAGCTTGTGGCAATGAACGAAGGATTACAAGATATGTCACATACTTCATCTGAAGTAGCTGCTGTCTCACTTCAATCAACAGAGGCAGCCGGTCAAGGCGGCCGAATAGTTGAAAGCACAGCGAGCCAAATGAAACATATTGATCAATCTGTACAAGAAGCAGAACAGGTCATGAAAGAATTAGAATACAAGTCTAAAGATATTACGAGTATTTTAAATGTCATTAACGGCATTGCGGATCAAACAAATCTACTTGCACTAAATGCAGCAATCGAAGCAGCAAGAGCAGGTGAATCAGGACGAGGCTTCTCCGTCGTTGCAGAAGAAGTGAGAAAACTAGCTGTCCAATCCGCAGATTCAGCGAAAGAAATTGAAAAGCTTATCCAAGAAATTGTGTTAGAAATTGCTAAATCTCAAGATATGTTCAAAGCAGTCAATCGAGAAGTAAACGCAGGACTCGGTATGACAGAGGAAGCAAAAAAAAGCTTCCGGCACATTTATGAGGCGGCAGAAGAAATGTCGAAAAAACTGTCGCAATTAAACGATACAGCAATAGACCTATCCAGCGGTTCAAAGCTTGTTTCACAAGCGATGCAGGAGATGCGCCAAGTCTCTAGAGAAAGTGCAGCAAACATTCAGGACATTGCGGCTTCTGCTGAAGAGCAGCTAGCATCTATGGAAGAAATCACGTCTTCTTCTGTGACGCTTGCCAACATGGCAGAGGAACTAAAAGAGCTCACAAGTCAATTTAAAATTAATTAA
- a CDS encoding helix-turn-helix domain-containing protein translates to MDNLTGKILTELREKHGWSKSTVAKKLGLKAMSTYANWEYGLRKPDGEMIVKIAELYGVSTDYLLTGKDKGKPADDLADDPDLQIAFKAASDFSEEARRQTIDFINYIKEKEKQKGRQPKHRDDN, encoded by the coding sequence ATGGATAATTTGACTGGGAAGATTCTAACTGAATTAAGAGAGAAGCATGGATGGAGCAAGTCAACAGTTGCTAAAAAACTCGGATTAAAAGCGATGTCCACTTATGCAAACTGGGAATACGGCTTGAGAAAGCCCGACGGTGAAATGATTGTGAAAATTGCTGAGTTATATGGGGTCTCAACCGATTATCTTCTCACAGGTAAGGACAAAGGCAAGCCCGCTGACGATCTTGCAGACGATCCTGATTTGCAAATTGCGTTTAAAGCAGCCTCAGATTTTTCCGAAGAAGCACGAAGACAAACCATCGATTTTATTAACTACATTAAAGAGAAAGAGAAGCAAAAAGGCCGTCAGCCAAAACATCGAGACGACAATTGA
- a CDS encoding methyl-accepting chemotaxis protein translates to MKFIQYFRKPSISKKLVFSFLFILLCPIIVLGFSSYHTASTSLNDQIMQSAKENVEQLDKNITKVVKVKTDAVDFFSKWITKKKLKQKGTADIQGRFEQFISMNDDTEGIFVASSDGKVFSRYPNKKMPAGYVATERDWYKDGWAKNGELSVSAPYATASTGTLVVTISKKLADGSGVIAINLDIANLVKESNSIQIGKQGYAFIGSSDRTYVAHPNKKAGTKLSGEWLDKLYSQDKGSMSYMFEGKEKQMEFTTNKATGWKIGGTMFVSEVEEAAQPVFNMTAIILAGALIIGGILIFFIIRSITKPLSTLVSSSKKISQGDLTEKIDVRSKDEIGQLGTSFNEMSESLRDVIQAVQTSVENVASSSEELTASAGQTTKATEHITSSIETFSNGNENQSEMVEQSAAHLKQMNEGLNEVAETSEVITASSVQSKTVAETGGQLVEQTVGQMKTIDHSVKEAEGVINGLEHKSKDITNILGVINGIADQTNLLALNAAIEAARAGESGRGFSVVAEEVRKLAVQSSDSAKEIEKLVNEIVTEIETSQNMFKAVNEEVKNGLTIADQTKESFSQINEQTAEIAARINEMNTTVRELSKGSEQISKAVNEIADVSRESSASIQDIAASAEEQLASMEEISSSSTTLSQMAEELRDLIKKFKISE, encoded by the coding sequence ATGAAATTCATACAGTATTTCAGAAAGCCATCGATCTCAAAAAAGCTCGTATTCTCTTTCTTATTTATTCTTTTATGCCCAATCATCGTATTGGGATTCTCTTCATATCATACGGCAAGCACCTCCTTAAATGATCAAATTATGCAAAGCGCAAAGGAAAACGTAGAGCAGTTAGATAAAAATATTACGAAGGTTGTAAAAGTGAAAACAGACGCAGTCGATTTCTTTAGCAAATGGATCACGAAGAAAAAGCTCAAGCAAAAAGGAACGGCTGATATTCAAGGACGCTTTGAGCAGTTCATAAGTATGAATGATGACACAGAAGGCATTTTTGTTGCTTCAAGTGACGGCAAAGTGTTTTCAAGATACCCTAATAAAAAAATGCCTGCCGGCTATGTCGCAACTGAGCGGGATTGGTATAAAGACGGCTGGGCGAAAAACGGTGAGCTGTCTGTTTCAGCACCATATGCAACGGCATCGACCGGTACGCTTGTGGTGACCATCTCTAAAAAACTAGCGGACGGATCAGGCGTCATCGCGATTAACCTAGACATTGCGAATCTAGTAAAAGAGTCCAATAGCATTCAAATTGGGAAACAAGGCTATGCCTTTATTGGAAGTTCAGATCGTACATATGTGGCACATCCAAATAAAAAAGCGGGAACAAAATTATCTGGTGAATGGTTAGACAAGCTGTATTCACAAGATAAGGGATCTATGAGTTATATGTTTGAAGGAAAAGAAAAGCAAATGGAATTCACCACAAACAAGGCGACTGGCTGGAAGATTGGCGGGACAATGTTTGTCAGTGAAGTAGAAGAAGCTGCACAGCCAGTCTTTAACATGACCGCTATTATTTTAGCCGGCGCGCTTATCATTGGCGGGATTCTGATTTTCTTTATCATCCGTTCCATTACAAAACCACTTTCCACTCTTGTCTCTTCTTCGAAGAAGATCAGTCAGGGCGATTTAACAGAAAAAATTGATGTCCGCTCAAAAGATGAAATTGGACAGCTTGGCACAAGCTTTAATGAAATGAGTGAGTCCCTAAGAGATGTCATTCAAGCTGTACAAACATCTGTTGAGAATGTCGCTTCATCATCTGAAGAACTGACGGCAAGTGCAGGTCAAACAACAAAAGCAACCGAACATATTACATCATCTATTGAGACATTCTCAAACGGCAACGAAAATCAAAGCGAAATGGTGGAACAAAGCGCGGCACATTTAAAACAAATGAATGAAGGACTGAACGAAGTTGCCGAAACGTCTGAAGTCATCACAGCGTCATCTGTTCAATCAAAAACAGTCGCGGAAACAGGCGGACAGCTTGTGGAGCAAACTGTCGGTCAAATGAAGACGATTGATCATTCAGTGAAAGAAGCTGAAGGTGTGATCAACGGACTAGAGCATAAATCAAAAGATATCACAAACATCCTAGGCGTGATTAACGGCATTGCGGATCAAACGAATTTACTTGCACTAAATGCTGCCATTGAAGCAGCACGCGCAGGCGAGTCAGGCAGAGGCTTCTCTGTTGTTGCGGAAGAAGTGCGTAAACTAGCGGTTCAATCATCGGATTCAGCAAAAGAGATTGAAAAGCTAGTGAATGAAATCGTCACTGAAATTGAAACATCTCAAAATATGTTCAAAGCAGTCAATGAAGAAGTGAAGAATGGTCTTACAATCGCAGATCAAACGAAAGAAAGTTTCTCACAAATAAATGAACAAACAGCTGAAATCGCAGCAAGAATTAATGAGATGAATACAACGGTGCGGGAGCTTTCAAAAGGATCTGAGCAAATTTCTAAAGCAGTGAATGAAATTGCAGATGTATCAAGAGAGAGTTCAGCAAGCATCCAAGATATCGCAGCATCTGCTGAAGAGCAGCTTGCTTCAATGGAAGAGATTAGTTCTTCATCCACAACTCTTTCCCAAATGGCGGAAGAATTACGTGATTTAATTAAAAAATTCAAGATCAGTGAATAA
- a CDS encoding type 1 glutamine amidotransferase: MRLSDKKVIAFVSDEFEDLELWYPVLRLREEGATVHLVGEKANHEYIGKYGVPAESDADFYSIQTDDYDAVLVPGGWAPDKLRRYPEVLDIVRTFDAKAKPIGQICHAGWVLISAGILKGRQVTSTPGIKDDMTNAGADWFDEAVVTDGHLISSRRPPDLPLYVKAFADVLAAK; this comes from the coding sequence ATGCGTTTATCAGATAAGAAAGTCATTGCGTTTGTCAGCGATGAATTTGAAGATTTAGAGCTGTGGTATCCGGTTCTGCGTTTAAGAGAAGAAGGGGCGACTGTCCATCTTGTAGGTGAAAAAGCAAATCATGAGTACATTGGGAAGTATGGTGTGCCGGCTGAATCCGATGCAGATTTTTATTCCATTCAAACTGATGATTATGATGCTGTACTTGTCCCTGGCGGATGGGCGCCTGATAAACTGCGCCGTTATCCAGAAGTATTGGACATCGTCCGTACATTTGATGCGAAGGCGAAGCCAATCGGGCAGATTTGCCATGCCGGCTGGGTGCTGATTTCAGCAGGAATCCTGAAAGGCAGACAAGTGACAAGTACACCTGGTATTAAAGATGATATGACAAATGCTGGTGCGGACTGGTTCGATGAGGCAGTCGTCACAGATGGCCACCTCATCTCTAGCAGACGTCCGCCGGACCTTCCGCTTTATGTGAAAGCATTTGCGGATGTGTTAGCGGCAAAATAA
- a CDS encoding undecaprenyl-diphosphate phosphatase → MNLWDLFVALVLGIVEGLTEYAPVSSTGHMIIVDDLWLKSKEIITPEAANTFKVVIQLGSILAVMIVFKDRILNLLGLKKNITEEQKRSGHKLTIAQIAVGLVPAVILGFLFEDYIDKYLFDVRTVAVGLILGAVLMLVADWINKRKTETSSVDNMTYRQALFIGLFQCLALWPGFSRSGSTIAGGVILGLNHRAAADFTFIMAMPIMAGASLLTLVKNAEYLTPDMLPFFIVGFVSAFVVALFVVRFFLKLINKIKLVPFAIYRILLGVILFILFM, encoded by the coding sequence ATGAATCTATGGGATTTATTCGTGGCACTGGTTTTAGGAATTGTCGAAGGATTAACAGAGTACGCACCTGTTTCATCTACAGGTCACATGATCATTGTCGATGATCTTTGGTTAAAATCAAAGGAAATTATTACGCCAGAAGCGGCGAACACATTTAAAGTCGTGATTCAGTTAGGCTCTATTTTAGCTGTCATGATCGTGTTTAAAGATCGTATTTTAAACTTATTGGGCTTAAAGAAAAATATCACCGAAGAACAAAAGCGCAGCGGGCATAAACTGACCATCGCCCAAATTGCTGTTGGACTTGTTCCAGCCGTCATTTTAGGATTCTTATTTGAAGATTATATTGATAAATACTTATTTGACGTCAGAACGGTCGCTGTCGGTTTGATTTTAGGTGCAGTGCTGATGCTTGTCGCTGACTGGATCAATAAACGGAAAACAGAAACAAGCTCTGTCGATAACATGACGTACAGACAGGCGCTTTTTATTGGACTGTTTCAATGTTTGGCATTATGGCCAGGCTTCTCGCGCTCAGGTTCGACGATCGCAGGCGGAGTTATTCTTGGTTTGAATCACCGTGCTGCGGCAGACTTTACATTTATCATGGCGATGCCGATTATGGCGGGAGCAAGCTTGTTAACTCTTGTGAAAAATGCTGAATATTTAACACCAGACATGCTGCCATTCTTTATCGTCGGCTTTGTGAGTGCGTTTGTTGTGGCTCTCTTTGTTGTTCGATTCTTCCTAAAACTGATCAATAAAATCAAACTGGTGCCTTTTGCGATATACCGAATTCTCCTAGGAGTGATTTTATTTATCCTGTTCATGTAA
- a CDS encoding AI-2E family transporter — protein MNSMQVWSSRFRKFFLDNKFVLFLLILLLIGLNILVFMKTSFIFTPLIVLVKTIALPIILTGVVYYLLNPIVNLLEKARIKRIYSILLLYIVIIGIITVTIVSIIPFLQAQTMSLFHNLPKYVDTVEDQIRQLTGSNFINQVQNTMNFNVSELASKASSQATKILESTFTGVGTFLGALTEIIISIVTVPFILFYLLKDGKKLPDYFLGFIPNKMREHTHIVLHEMNHRLSSYILGQIIVSFCIGFLLLIGYLIIGLDYALLLALIAACTSVVPYLGPTIAITPAIVIALVTSPVMLLKLIIVWTVVQLIEGKFISPQVMGKNLHIHPITIIFVLLTAGKLFNVVGIIVAIPTYAVLKVITTHLFDWFKMRSNLYKEEKV, from the coding sequence ATGAATTCTATGCAAGTGTGGAGCAGTCGATTTAGAAAATTTTTTCTTGATAACAAGTTTGTTCTCTTTTTACTCATCCTGCTATTAATCGGATTGAATATCCTTGTTTTCATGAAAACATCATTTATTTTCACACCGCTCATTGTACTCGTCAAAACCATTGCCTTACCTATTATTTTAACGGGGGTCGTGTATTATTTATTAAATCCAATTGTCAACTTGTTAGAGAAAGCAAGAATCAAGCGGATCTATTCCATTTTGCTTTTATATATTGTCATTATTGGGATTATTACAGTGACCATCGTGTCCATTATTCCTTTTTTACAAGCGCAAACCATGAGTCTATTTCATAATCTTCCGAAATACGTTGATACGGTAGAAGATCAAATTAGACAACTAACAGGAAGTAACTTTATTAATCAAGTGCAAAACACGATGAACTTTAACGTGTCTGAATTGGCAAGTAAAGCATCCAGTCAAGCGACGAAGATTTTGGAAAGCACCTTTACCGGTGTAGGAACATTCTTAGGAGCGCTCACAGAAATTATCATCTCGATCGTAACTGTGCCGTTCATTCTGTTTTATCTATTAAAAGACGGCAAAAAGCTGCCTGACTATTTCTTGGGATTTATTCCAAATAAGATGAGAGAACATACACATATTGTGCTTCACGAAATGAACCATCGCCTGAGCTCGTATATTCTCGGACAGATCATTGTCAGCTTCTGTATCGGCTTTCTTCTTTTAATCGGTTATTTAATCATTGGACTTGACTATGCGCTGCTGCTCGCTCTCATTGCGGCATGTACAAGCGTAGTGCCTTACCTTGGCCCAACAATTGCGATTACACCAGCGATTGTGATTGCACTTGTGACGTCACCAGTGATGCTGTTAAAACTCATTATTGTCTGGACAGTGGTTCAGCTCATTGAAGGGAAATTCATTTCTCCTCAGGTCATGGGAAAAAATCTCCATATTCATCCGATCACGATTATTTTTGTCCTATTAACAGCGGGGAAATTGTTCAATGTGGTCGGCATCATTGTCGCTATTCCGACGTATGCCGTTCTGAAGGTCATCACAACCCACTTGTTTGATTGGTTCAAAATGCGGTCCAATTTGTATAAAGAAGAAAAGGTTTGA
- a CDS encoding methyl-accepting chemotaxis protein, whose protein sequence is MGKMIQWFKKPSISKKLIIAFLVVLILPTVALTISAFFTSKTELDKQIMGSAMSQVKAFDTLINENIGNKSDAVTLFTDSLKASDLQEKNRKATIKELQQFGKINEKDVSAIYAGSEKGLFMQYPVQKMPGGYDPRERPWYQEALKAENGKQVITKPYVAASTGKMVITIAQKMKDGSGVIGLDMEIDSLLQKLKEIKIGQKGYAFIMEKDKTVLADPTQKSGSQVNENLASIIFKNKEGSGSYTFKGTDKKVAYVTNELTGWKIGGTMLVSEVEEAAKPVFKTAIIVFSVTLMIAGTLIFFIVRSISKRLSNLVRFSKKVSEGDLRDKLQIQSDDEIGLLGKGFNMMIDSLRSLIGAVQTSVENVASSSEELTASAGQTSKATEHITLAIEQFSSGNESQKDKVELSSVELEEMNRGLQNMNESAESITASSIKSTDIAGEGGQLVEKTASQMNVIDQSVKKAENVISALESKSKDITQILGVINGIADQTNLLALNAAIEAARAGESGRGFSVVAEEVRKLAVQSANSAKEIEHLIKEIVQDIDVSQEVFTAVNREVQSGLSFTEQTKGSFHNIFEMTREISDQLQTMNQTVVQLSKSSAHVSETVREIADVSRESSANIQDIAASAEEQLASMEEISSSSATLAQMAEELRELIKQFKM, encoded by the coding sequence ATGGGAAAAATGATCCAATGGTTCAAAAAACCATCCATTTCAAAAAAATTAATCATTGCCTTTTTGGTAGTCCTTATTCTGCCAACTGTGGCACTGACAATTAGTGCGTTTTTTACATCAAAGACAGAGCTAGACAAACAGATTATGGGCAGTGCGATGAGTCAGGTCAAAGCATTTGATACCTTAATCAACGAGAATATCGGAAACAAATCAGATGCTGTGACACTGTTTACAGACTCACTCAAAGCGTCTGATCTTCAAGAAAAAAATAGAAAAGCGACCATTAAAGAATTACAGCAATTTGGAAAAATTAATGAAAAAGATGTATCCGCAATCTATGCAGGCTCTGAAAAGGGATTGTTTATGCAATACCCAGTTCAAAAGATGCCGGGTGGCTACGATCCAAGAGAACGTCCATGGTACCAAGAGGCATTGAAGGCAGAAAACGGCAAACAAGTCATCACAAAACCATATGTAGCAGCATCCACAGGCAAAATGGTTATCACAATTGCCCAAAAAATGAAAGATGGTTCAGGTGTCATAGGTCTTGATATGGAAATTGACAGCCTGCTCCAAAAACTAAAAGAAATTAAAATCGGGCAAAAAGGCTATGCTTTCATCATGGAGAAAGATAAAACTGTTTTAGCAGATCCAACCCAAAAGTCAGGAAGTCAGGTCAATGAGAATTTGGCCAGTATTATTTTTAAAAACAAAGAAGGAAGCGGCAGCTATACCTTCAAAGGAACAGATAAAAAGGTTGCATATGTAACCAATGAATTAACCGGCTGGAAAATTGGTGGAACGATGCTCGTATCTGAAGTAGAAGAGGCGGCAAAGCCCGTTTTCAAAACAGCCATTATCGTATTCAGTGTGACACTCATGATAGCAGGAACCCTCATTTTCTTTATCGTCCGCTCTATTTCAAAAAGATTATCCAATCTTGTCCGCTTCTCGAAAAAAGTCAGCGAAGGTGATTTACGCGATAAGCTCCAGATCCAATCAGATGACGAAATTGGGCTTCTTGGTAAAGGCTTTAATATGATGATTGACTCATTGCGATCCCTCATTGGAGCCGTTCAAACTTCAGTCGAAAATGTCGCATCTTCATCAGAAGAACTAACTGCCAGCGCAGGGCAAACAAGTAAAGCAACAGAGCATATTACACTAGCCATTGAACAGTTCTCCAGCGGAAATGAAAGCCAAAAAGATAAAGTCGAATTGAGCTCAGTTGAGTTAGAGGAAATGAACCGCGGCCTTCAAAATATGAATGAATCGGCTGAATCCATTACTGCTTCATCGATCAAATCAACAGATATCGCAGGAGAAGGCGGACAGCTTGTTGAAAAAACGGCTTCTCAAATGAATGTCATTGATCAGTCCGTGAAAAAAGCAGAGAATGTCATCAGTGCGCTTGAAAGTAAATCTAAAGACATTACCCAAATTCTTGGTGTCATCAATGGAATTGCCGATCAAACGAATTTACTTGCACTAAATGCAGCGATTGAGGCAGCAAGAGCTGGTGAATCAGGCAGAGGATTCTCCGTTGTAGCAGAAGAAGTAAGAAAACTGGCTGTTCAATCTGCCAACTCGGCAAAAGAAATTGAGCATTTGATCAAAGAAATCGTGCAAGACATCGATGTATCACAGGAAGTATTCACTGCGGTGAATCGAGAAGTTCAATCAGGCCTGAGCTTCACTGAACAAACGAAAGGAAGCTTCCACAATATTTTCGAAATGACAAGAGAAATTTCTGACCAGCTTCAAACAATGAATCAAACCGTTGTCCAGCTTTCAAAAAGCTCTGCACATGTGTCAGAGACTGTTCGTGAAATCGCGGACGTATCACGTGAAAGCTCGGCAAATATTCAAGACATCGCGGCTTCAGCAGAAGAACAGCTGGCATCTATGGAAGAGATTAGTTCATCTTCTGCTACTTTAGCTCAGATGGCAGAAGAACTAAGAGAGCTCATTAAACAATTTAAAATGTAA